A section of the Papio anubis isolate 15944 chromosome 4, Panubis1.0, whole genome shotgun sequence genome encodes:
- the CCDC136 gene encoding coiled-coil domain-containing protein 136 isoform X6: MEASAGGGAGAAGWSCPGPGPTVTTLGSYEASEGCERKKGQRWGSLERRGMQAMEGEVLLPALYEEEEEEEEEEEEVEEEEEQVQKGGSVGSLSVNKHRGLSLTETELEELRAQVLQLVAELEETRELAGQHEDDSLELQGLLEDERLASAQQAEVFTKQIQQLQGELRSLREEISLLEHEKESELKEIERELHLAQAEIQSLRQAAEDSATEHESDIASLQEDLCRMQNELEDMERIRGDYEMEIASLRAEMEMKSSEPSSSLGLSDYSGLQEELQELRERYHFLNEEYRALQESNSSLTGQLADLESERTQRATERWLESQTLSMTSAESQTSEMDFLEPDPEMQLLRQQLRDAEEQMHGMKNKCQELCCELEELQHHRQVSEEEQRRLQRELKCAQNEVLRFQTSHSVTQSSPTPDPPIFSLPLVGLVVISALLWCWWAETSS, translated from the exons ATGGAGGCGAGCGCCGGAGGCGGCGCGGGAGCCGCGGGCTGGAGCTGCCCGGGACCAG GACCCACAGTGACCACTCTAGGCTCCTATGAggcttctgagggctgtgagaggAAGAAGGGCCAACGCTGGGGGTCCCTGGAACGACGAGGGATGCAAGCTATGGAGG GGGAGGTGTTACTCCCAGCTCTctatgaagaggaagaagaagaggaagaggaggaagaagaggtggaagaagaagaagagcaagTGCAGAAAGGTGGCAGTGTTGGCTCTCTGTCAGTCAACAAGCACCGGGGACTGAGCCTCACGGAGACAGAGCTGGAGGAGCTGCGGGCTCAGGTGCTGCAGCTGGTGGCAGAACTGGAGGAGACCCGGGAACTGGCAGGGCAGCATGAGGACGACTCCCTGGAGCTACAGG GGCTCCTGGAGGATGAACGGCTAGCCAGcgcccagcaggcagaggtgtTCACCAAGCAGATTCAGCAGCTCCAAG GTGAGCTGCGTTCTCTGCGTGAGGAGATTTCCCTGTTAGAGCATGAGAAAGAAAGCGAACTTAAGGAAATAGAACGGGAATTGCATTTGGCCCAGGCTGAGATCCAGAGTCTGCGGCAAGCAGCAGAGGATTCTGCAACTGAACATGAGAGTGACATAGCGTCCCTGCAGGAGGATCTCTGCAGGATGCagaatgaacttgaagacatggAACGCATTCGGGGAGATTATGAGATGGAGATTGCCTCCCTCCGTgcagaaatggaaatgaagagCTCTGAACCATCCAGTAGTTTAGGTCTCTCAGATTACTCTGGGTTGCAAG AAGAACTGCAGGAGCTGCGGGAACGCTACCATTTCCTGAATGAGGAATACCGGGCCCTGCAGGAGAGCAACAGCAGCCTCACTGGGCAGCTTGCAGATCTGGAGAGTGAGAG GACACAGAGAGCAACAGAGAGATGGCTGGAGTCCCAAACACTAAGTATGACATCAGCAGAGTCTCAGACTTCAGAAATGGATTTCTTAGAGCCTGATCCTGAAATGCAGCTGTTACGGCAGCAGCTACGGGATGCTGAAGAGCAGATGCATGGCATGAAGAACAAG TGTCAGGAATTGTGTTGTGAGTTGGAAGAGCTACAGCATCATCGCCAGGTCAGTGAGGAGGAGCAGAGGCGGCTGCAGAGGGAGCTCAAGTGTGCTCAGAATGAGGTGCTTCGGTTTCAGACCTCCCACAGTGTCACTCAG